The sequence GCCTCCTTTTTTCTCAAGGAATTATTGTCCCCTCTCTTCTCCTTGGCTAGCACTAGAGGCTAGTGTCAGTGATCTACCAGCACGGCAGCACGTACTGGTTagttttcctttttcccttttccgATGGACAGGAGCCGGCAGTACTGGCCAGTACTGTAAAGTTTTTGGGCGGTTATTACAACTGCATCTTTCACCTTCTCCAGATCGATCTATCTGCTATCTATCTATCTGCCCTTGCAGATGTATATATGCTTCCTTCCAAGGGCCAGCCACCCACATAAATATGAGTGAGATCATCCCCCTTGCTATATCGTCTCGCACACGCCAGCTTAAATTCCCATATGCATCTTGACAAACCTTTCTAGATAGATAGACAGATAGAATTGAGCCGTGACCTCACTCTTAATTTGGCCCCTCTCTCTTTCTCCACACGACTGATCACTGCGATATCACCACTGACGAGATGGCACCAAGGTCCTCGTCAACTCGCTACTAGATCGTCCGAGGCAGGCACGGCCGGCCGTCAATTGATCTCCCATGGAGGCGAGCAAGGGAAGCGATGGGAGCTCGGGCGCCTCGGCGAGCAACGATGACAGCACGGTGGAGGAGGAAGGAGCGGGCCGTGAATCGCACGAGGACGTCTGCAGGGGGAACTCTTTGTCGTCCTCGTCGGTGCGCCCCTACGTTCGCTCCAAGAACCCGCGCCTCCGCTGGACGCCGGAGCTCCACCACTGCTTCGTCCGTGCCATTCATAGGCTCGGCGGCCAAGATCGTAAGGCTCAATTCAGTTTCCATCATCTTATATTATTCCTTAGCTAACCAAACCCCTCGTCCATGTTAACTCCATGTTTTGTGGGTGTATATATATAGGTGCAACTCCGAAGCTCGTTCTTCAGTTGATGAACGTCAGAGGGCTTAGCATAGGCCATGTCAAGAGCCACCTCCAGGTTTACGTTAATCAATTGTTAAAACATCCATGTGCAACTTAGGTTTTCTTTCTTTTATGATGATCTTTCCCTGCCTGCTTTGTTTACTAATTAATTAGCATATGTGTCCTCTTGCATGATGTCGTAAATTCAACCATCTTCAGATGTATAGGAGTAAGAAGATTGATGACTCAGGCCAGGGTATGTTGTGGGTGTAAAAATGAATGATTTTTCTTTCCTTGCTTTGGTGTTTTTCTGATCGATCTGATAAAGTTTGTTTTTGCAGTCATAGGTCATCtccccttgccccatgccttccATCATCGCCAGAGTGGTGCGGGCACCATGTCGTCAAGGTAGTTGGATCCATTAATTTGGTCTATACACCTTCAATCTGTTGCGTGGCTAGCAAATCATTCAAGTAAGCAGTCCTTAGCTAGCATGTCGATCCGGCTGATCTCCTTGGTAATTATGAACTAGGTTTGGTGCTGCTGCATGGCCTCCATGGAGAAGCTTCCATGAACCATACTGGGCCCATGGTCGCCCCTTCCTTGGATCGAGGACCTACAACTCTTTAGAAGCTGAAACCGAGGCGGCTTTCCTTCGGTCCCGAGCTCAACATGTAGCTCGAGCTGCATCTAGCAATCCAGGATTGATGATGCAATCAGGCTGTGCATCTCTGAACGATCATCATACCATGAACCACCAGCATAAACGACTGCTGCAACCGACAGTGCGTAATGACGACGATACCCATGTTCCTCTTGATCTTGATCTCGATCTCGATCTCTCGCTCGGTCTCCCCGTGCCGAGGAAGGAGGCGAAGTGGAAGAGATCGGGCTGCAGCTGGGTGAAAGAAGGCCCTGATGAGAATGGAGCCGATGAAGAACAAGTGGATGAGATCAGCACTGCCACTATGCTATCTCTGTCCTTGTTCTCTCCTGGGGATGCTCCTCGGATGATGAGTAGTACTAGTGCTAGTGATCGTGCAGTAAATGTCAGTGTGGATATTAAGAGAGGAGGGAAAGATGAGCATGCTACAAGGAGGGCAAGTACTCTTGATCTCACCATATGATCAGTATGTAATGTGGTGATATCTCGTGGTACTTGTCCATACATCCATATATGTTATATTATGTAGAGCGAACATATATATACCTATGTTTTACCATACATACTATGTTATCTTCTAATTAATGTTCGTTGGTTTATAGCTGCATCTAAATTAATGAAGATATGCCCTGCTATACTAGGACGTATATGGTCTTGACCCTCAGAAAGAGTCGTATGTTATTACGACGCTGGCTTTTCGGAAGAATTGTTTTTCCATTTTAGATCTAACAGTTAGTTTGAAAAGTTATTTTTTATGGTAAACAAAACCATCCTAACTTAGGGCAACCCAGGAGGATCCAACCATCATTCTTGAGGCGGTTGTATCACATGATCTGCGGATCTTGCATTCATACTTTGGGATGCATGGCTCGCACGGTGACCTCATTGTCCTCCGGAGATCTCATCTATTTGCAAAGGTTGTAAGAAAATACAGAACCTTGGAATTAtatgttgtattgatctgacccttgTAGGGGTATACATAGAGTACATGAGGGATAGAGGCTTGAAGTATTAGACAAGTCATATTTTGTTTAAGCTATTCTATCTTTGCCTCCTTATCTCTATCTTAAACAGAGTTATACTTCTAACATTTCCCCTTAGTCGTAGCAGGAGTAAAGTGGACGATTGCAACTGAATTTGAAGTCTTGCGCTTTTGTCGTCTTCTCTGCTGCGTCATCATTAACTGTGTCTATGATGGGTCGGCACCTAGGGCGGTGACTACGTCCCTCCTAGTGCCTTCCTTgtctctcctctattccctcccgAAGTCACAGCGGGAGTTGAGTGGATGCTAGTGACAATGCAGACTGGAGTTTTTGCCAATGAGTAGCTGTAGACGTGGTTCTGTATGTCGATGTCGAGGTAGCTGGTCCTAGTGATGTAGCTGTGGTCGAAGTAGTTGTGGTCAATGATGTAGTCATCGTGGATGAAGCCACACAAAGCCAGAGGCGCAAAAAAGCGCTATGTTGTAGATGACGG comes from Triticum aestivum cultivar Chinese Spring chromosome 5B, IWGSC CS RefSeq v2.1, whole genome shotgun sequence and encodes:
- the LOC123115994 gene encoding transcription factor LUX, with protein sequence MEASKGSDGSSGASASNDDSTVEEEGAGRESHEDVCRGNSLSSSSVRPYVRSKNPRLRWTPELHHCFVRAIHRLGGQDRATPKLVLQLMNVRGLSIGHVKSHLQMYRSKKIDDSGQVIGHLPLPHAFHHRQSGAGTMSSRFGAAAWPPWRSFHEPYWAHGRPFLGSRTYNSLEAETEAAFLRSRAQHVARAASSNPGLMMQSGCASLNDHHTMNHQHKRLLQPTVRNDDDTHVPLDLDLDLDLSLGLPVPRKEAKWKRSGCSWVKEGPDENGADEEQVDEISTATMLSLSLFSPGDAPRMMSSTSASDRAVNVSVDIKRGGKDEHATRRASTLDLTI